In Neovison vison isolate M4711 chromosome 11, ASM_NN_V1, whole genome shotgun sequence, one genomic interval encodes:
- the ODAPH gene encoding odontogenesis associated phosphoprotein, whose translation MAHRLRFSYWLLVCWAAAAVAAGQKEGATTPAGLQDNGGPTDCEVFTLTPPPPRRNPVTRIQPVTRTPKCPFHFFPWQGPRVPIRFPHRPFLPWRCNHRFPFRPFFWPHGRLTPHYRYFPRRRLWRGSSSEESRWKREVPNTQKQKKPLVQRRR comes from the exons ATGGCTCACAGGCTCCGCTTCTCCTACTGGCTGTTGGTCTGCTGGGCGGCAGCAGCTGTGGCAGCAG GACAGAAAGAGGGAGCCACCACTCCTGCGGGCTTGCAAGATAACGGAGGCCCTACGGACTGCGAGGTCTTCACactcacccctccaccccccaggaGGAATCCGGTCACAAGGATCCAGCCCGTCACAAGGACACCAAAGtgtccctttcatttttttccatggcAAGGACCTAGAGTCCCCATTAGGTTTCCACACAGACCTTTCCTTCCTTGGAGGTGCAACCACCGGTTTCCGTTTCGTCCATTTTTTTGGCCACACGGTCGCCTTACTCCTCATTACAGGTATTTCCCCAGAAGAAGGCTCTGGAGAGGAAGCTCATCTGAGGAAAgcagatggaaaagagaagtcCCAAATACGCAGAAGCAAAAGAAGCCACTGGTGCAGAGAAGACGCTAA